In Acholeplasma equirhinis, the following proteins share a genomic window:
- a CDS encoding ATP-binding protein, with protein sequence MAKYIENLPNAATLISSMRHIGYDFETAIADIIDNSISANAKKVDLFYPVNKNEKLYLTIIDDGNGMNKAELIEAMRFGSIKEQERKPDDLGRFGLGLKTASLSQCKKMTVVSKSNDGINGYTWDLDVIIKSKKWDLQELEIDEILRLPNLSKYLDLVSFTYVYWDNFDTLEKDITIFEQDIHDVFTKKIASLDKHLSLVFHRYLEENLEISINKRSITPVDPFLKSHPKTIMKDEVLIQTATSSGEKEIVKMQAFVLPYHKYLMEKDYEKLGGKDEIDSQGFYIYRNRRLMIHGTWFRIKPKAELSRNARIRVDIPNTLDDIWSIDIKKQQAVIPGKLLNSLKKEISEAIEKSKRIYEYKGTVETKKGSVWNKRANLRDDQAFYEIDRNSPILKKYIDRMDERFIQELDKIFSIIELSIPYNDIYNSVANKKEINQANDNDLDLIISQAYQWALELKGTTKDSIHQVIDEICSYEPFASSNIKGKLLEKFNG encoded by the coding sequence ATGGCAAAATATATCGAGAATTTACCTAATGCAGCTACTCTTATAAGTTCAATGCGACATATAGGGTATGATTTTGAAACTGCTATAGCAGATATCATAGATAATTCAATTTCGGCAAATGCCAAAAAAGTAGATTTGTTTTATCCTGTCAATAAGAATGAAAAATTATATCTTACCATTATTGATGATGGTAATGGAATGAATAAGGCAGAACTTATTGAAGCAATGAGATTTGGTAGTATTAAGGAACAAGAACGAAAACCTGATGATTTAGGTCGTTTTGGTTTGGGATTAAAAACAGCTTCATTATCTCAATGTAAAAAAATGACAGTAGTCTCCAAATCTAATGACGGTATTAACGGATATACATGGGACTTAGATGTTATTATCAAAAGTAAAAAATGGGATTTACAAGAATTAGAAATCGATGAAATTTTAAGGCTTCCAAATTTGTCAAAGTATTTAGATTTAGTCTCATTTACATATGTCTACTGGGATAATTTTGACACACTTGAAAAAGATATTACTATTTTTGAGCAAGATATACATGATGTATTTACCAAAAAGATTGCATCTTTAGATAAGCATTTGTCACTTGTTTTTCACAGATATTTAGAGGAGAATCTTGAAATAAGTATTAACAAGCGATCGATTACGCCTGTTGATCCATTCTTAAAATCACACCCTAAAACAATAATGAAGGATGAAGTTTTAATTCAAACTGCAACATCTTCTGGAGAGAAAGAAATTGTTAAGATGCAAGCATTCGTCTTACCGTATCATAAGTATCTTATGGAGAAAGATTATGAAAAACTTGGTGGTAAAGACGAAATTGATAGTCAAGGATTTTATATTTATAGAAACAGAAGATTAATGATACATGGAACTTGGTTTAGAATCAAGCCTAAAGCAGAGTTATCACGGAATGCTCGAATTAGAGTCGATATTCCTAATACCTTAGATGATATATGGTCGATTGATATTAAAAAACAACAAGCAGTTATTCCTGGTAAGCTATTAAATTCTCTAAAAAAAGAAATAAGTGAAGCAATTGAAAAATCAAAACGAATTTATGAATATAAAGGAACAGTTGAAACAAAAAAAGGGTCTGTTTGGAATAAACGTGCAAATTTAAGAGATGATCAAGCATTCTATGAAATAGATCGAAATTCCCCTATTTTAAAAAAATACATAGATAGAATGGATGAACGATTCATTCAAGAGTTAGATAAAATTTTTTCTATTATTGAATTATCAATTCCTTATAATGACATTTATAATTCTGTCGCAAATAAAAAAGAGATTAATCAAGCTAATGATAATGATCTGGATCTAATAATATCTCAAGCATATCAATGGGCATTAGAATTAAAGGGGACAACAAAAGATTCCATTCATCAAGTAATTGATGAAATTTGTTCATATGAACCATTCGCAAGTTCAAATATTAAAGGCAAGTTATTGGAGAAATTTAATGGATGA
- a CDS encoding leucine-rich repeat domain-containing protein encodes MGKVFNLNIPKDMYHITDEYMSKQRNLKSVNIHSKVKKLDHGAFFNQTKLKKVYIEAGSNITVIPVGCFEGCTELEKIKLPNQLITIQKHAFKNCTSIKELRIPDEVVSIDPNAFDGWKEDQVIISPIQIKQPITCKAQIYYDEEEFLEHKKVVRDKHGINYYLVTVKCGHVGRDKYMPITFPVMAHDRKQASDIARVFPRVKKDHPDVVISAELVTEEQYYKQVEENNKDPYLHIKRKMDQKKIMDLIEHRLVLETNYKRRN; translated from the coding sequence ATGGGGAAAGTATTCAATCTTAACATACCAAAAGACATGTATCATATTACTGACGAGTACATGTCAAAACAAAGAAACCTTAAGAGTGTAAATATCCATTCTAAGGTTAAAAAACTTGATCACGGTGCATTTTTTAATCAAACAAAACTTAAGAAGGTATATATTGAAGCAGGAAGTAACATTACTGTCATACCAGTTGGTTGTTTTGAAGGATGTACAGAATTAGAGAAAATAAAACTTCCTAACCAACTGATTACTATACAAAAGCATGCATTTAAGAATTGTACATCAATTAAAGAACTGAGAATTCCAGATGAGGTCGTTTCGATTGATCCGAATGCATTTGATGGTTGGAAAGAAGATCAAGTCATTATCTCACCAATACAAATAAAACAACCAATAACTTGTAAAGCTCAAATCTACTATGACGAAGAAGAGTTCTTAGAACATAAGAAAGTCGTAAGAGATAAACATGGAATAAATTACTATTTAGTGACAGTAAAGTGCGGTCATGTTGGTAGAGATAAATATATGCCAATTACCTTTCCAGTGATGGCACATGATAGAAAACAAGCATCCGATATTGCTAGAGTATTTCCAAGAGTTAAAAAAGATCACCCAGATGTTGTCATCAGTGCAGAATTAGTTACTGAAGAACAATACTATAAACAAGTTGAAGAAAATAATAAAGATCCATACCTACACATTAAAAGGAAGATGGACCAAAAGAAAATCATGGATTTAATTGAACATCGATTAGTGCTGGAAACAAATTATAAAAGAAGAAATTAA
- a CDS encoding PD-(D/E)XK motif protein produces MNSYDSKSKFNQFSLNAHYLRVDEFHPLELLIGLNENGQKTIRLKGKYNKTKLKSTRTIEVSHFMLNDDLILSFSLVDDDYEDLFYIFCNDLIDSSRLVSPNDGYTFIVNRYDRWRTFGSFNRKYLSENEIKGLLGELIFLKEVLARKYGISSAIEGWTGPEPLKKDFSFEDFWYEVKVANHDTVTISSLEQLDSENEGYMILYHLEKMSAEAKGLTLNTVVNEIFKMITLDNDRLNFIMKLASANFFRESYYDQFVFVNNRKGYFRINHKFPRLNRQDLPNAIADIKYELIINMLEKFKVEEL; encoded by the coding sequence ATGAATAGTTATGACTCTAAATCAAAATTTAATCAATTTAGTTTAAATGCTCATTATTTAAGAGTTGATGAATTTCATCCTCTTGAATTATTGATTGGTTTAAACGAAAACGGACAAAAAACCATCAGATTAAAAGGCAAATATAATAAAACTAAGCTTAAGAGTACGCGAACTATAGAAGTTAGTCATTTCATGTTAAACGATGATTTAATCTTAAGCTTTTCACTGGTAGATGATGATTATGAAGATTTGTTTTATATTTTTTGTAATGATTTAATTGATAGTAGCCGTCTAGTTTCACCAAATGATGGCTATACCTTTATTGTTAATAGATATGACAGGTGGAGAACTTTTGGTAGCTTTAATAGAAAATATTTATCCGAAAATGAAATTAAAGGATTATTAGGTGAATTAATTTTCTTAAAAGAAGTATTGGCAAGAAAATATGGAATTTCATCTGCTATTGAAGGATGGACAGGACCAGAACCATTAAAAAAAGATTTTTCCTTTGAAGATTTTTGGTATGAAGTAAAAGTGGCTAATCATGACACAGTTACGATATCCTCACTAGAGCAGTTAGATAGTGAAAATGAAGGTTACATGATTTTATATCATTTAGAAAAGATGAGTGCAGAAGCAAAGGGATTAACTCTAAACACCGTTGTAAATGAAATCTTTAAAATGATTACTTTAGATAATGATAGACTTAACTTCATAATGAAATTAGCTAGCGCTAATTTTTTTAGAGAATCATATTATGATCAATTTGTTTTTGTGAATAATAGAAAAGGATATTTTCGAATTAATCATAAATTTCCAAGACTAAATAGACAAGATTTACCAAATGCAATTGCGGATATAAAATATGAATTAATTATTAATATGTTAGAAAAGTTCAAGGTGGAAGAATTATGA
- a CDS encoding AIPR family protein, protein MTLEQFITDFMEEVRNDAHIQNDLPKSVFLEKMSDQLQNMEYIFNPTIFEFFKPGTNNRIMKFDMFAFDETDKSLVLLINDFQDVDSPETLTNSDIIQMSSRMLNFLEEVYKGSIYKFIDPSQPEYLLARDLQDKLTKDFIDSNKDERIEKIKLFIITNKKLSKMVKTTKLDDFVGKRVELNVWDIERIYAVINSGRDKEPIEIDFENLNGDGLAYLKAEFNKSEDYEAYLSIIPGKVLSDIYWEHGSKLLEGNVRAFLSYKGKVNKGIRKTIKEEPSKFFTYNNGIACTAKEIEFSSDKRFIKKIIDLQIINGGQTTASLTSSWKVDKATLEDIYVPMKITVIKSNNYDDMIQNISRFANSQNKVTEADLFSNHPFHRTIEKLSREVLAPPMPGEFHGTYWYYERSRGKYQQLKFKLDSTSKVKQFEKKYPKNQVLSKEDLAKYLMAGIYLRPDWVSKGKAHNMTEFAKRIDTQWVKDRTIFNEKYFKDAVAFALLYKYVDYLVAHSEWYQKGGVKLNIVPYTISKLMYLIPKGYTIDFNRIWREQRIYDSFKFDVDKIAQSADRFINNSQGVIPTEKAKKEQSWEEFKKIPYELSKPFLNDLISIDLQQSEIDIAKKSVKLDEKISLEVEIYNLARTENGKYWERLAQEGLIRGIITSNEADILRNTISELGKDSPKRIPSESQYKIAWNVRKKLEDSGVLV, encoded by the coding sequence ATGACATTAGAACAATTTATTACTGATTTTATGGAAGAAGTAAGAAATGACGCACATATTCAAAATGATTTACCAAAAAGTGTCTTTCTAGAAAAAATGTCAGATCAATTACAAAATATGGAGTACATATTTAATCCAACAATATTTGAATTTTTTAAACCTGGAACAAACAATAGAATAATGAAATTTGATATGTTTGCTTTTGATGAAACAGATAAATCATTAGTTTTATTGATAAATGATTTTCAAGATGTCGACTCACCTGAAACATTGACAAATTCAGATATAATTCAAATGTCATCAAGGATGTTAAATTTTTTAGAAGAAGTATATAAGGGTTCAATTTATAAATTTATAGACCCATCGCAACCTGAATATTTATTAGCAAGAGATCTACAAGACAAACTTACTAAAGATTTTATTGATTCTAACAAAGATGAACGCATTGAGAAAATTAAACTTTTTATTATAACCAATAAGAAACTAAGTAAAATGGTGAAAACTACTAAACTTGATGATTTTGTTGGTAAAAGAGTAGAACTTAATGTTTGGGATATCGAAAGAATCTATGCTGTCATAAATTCCGGTCGTGATAAAGAACCTATCGAGATAGATTTTGAAAACTTAAATGGAGATGGGCTAGCATATTTAAAGGCAGAATTTAATAAAAGTGAGGATTATGAAGCATATTTGTCAATCATACCAGGCAAAGTTTTAAGTGATATATATTGGGAACATGGATCAAAACTTCTAGAAGGCAATGTCCGAGCTTTTTTAAGTTATAAAGGAAAAGTAAATAAGGGTATTAGAAAAACTATTAAAGAAGAACCAAGCAAATTTTTTACATATAACAATGGTATCGCTTGTACTGCCAAAGAAATTGAGTTTTCTAGTGATAAAAGATTTATTAAAAAAATTATAGATCTTCAAATTATTAATGGTGGTCAAACAACTGCATCGTTAACTTCTTCGTGGAAGGTGGATAAAGCTACTTTAGAAGATATTTATGTACCAATGAAAATTACAGTCATTAAATCTAATAATTATGATGACATGATTCAAAATATTTCTAGATTTGCAAATAGTCAAAATAAAGTTACTGAAGCAGACTTATTCTCAAATCATCCATTCCATCGTACAATTGAAAAACTATCAAGAGAAGTACTTGCACCTCCTATGCCGGGTGAATTTCATGGGACATATTGGTACTATGAACGATCTCGAGGTAAGTATCAGCAACTTAAATTTAAACTAGACTCTACATCAAAAGTTAAGCAGTTTGAAAAGAAATATCCAAAAAATCAAGTATTAAGTAAAGAAGATTTAGCTAAGTACTTGATGGCCGGTATTTATTTACGTCCAGATTGGGTAAGTAAAGGTAAAGCTCATAATATGACCGAATTTGCAAAACGTATTGATACGCAGTGGGTAAAGGATAGAACTATATTCAATGAAAAATATTTCAAAGATGCAGTTGCATTTGCACTTTTATATAAATATGTTGATTATTTAGTAGCACACTCTGAATGGTATCAAAAAGGTGGGGTAAAACTAAATATCGTCCCATATACAATTTCAAAACTTATGTATTTAATTCCGAAAGGATATACAATTGATTTCAATCGTATATGGAGAGAACAGAGAATATATGATTCTTTTAAATTTGATGTAGATAAAATCGCACAATCTGCGGATAGATTTATCAATAATTCTCAAGGAGTTATTCCGACTGAAAAAGCCAAAAAAGAACAATCTTGGGAAGAATTTAAAAAAATACCATATGAATTATCTAAACCGTTCTTAAATGATTTGATTAGTATTGATTTACAGCAAAGTGAGATTGACATAGCTAAAAAATCAGTTAAATTAGATGAAAAAATTTCTCTTGAAGTAGAAATCTATAATTTAGCAAGAACCGAAAATGGAAAATACTGGGAAAGATTAGCCCAAGAAGGTTTAATTAGAGGAATTATTACATCTAATGAAGCAGATATTTTGAGGAATACGATTAGTGAATTAGGAAAAGATTCTCCAAAGAGAATTCCATCTGAATCTCAATACAAAATTGCTTGGAATGTTCGAAAAAAACTTGAAGATTCTGGTGTATTAGTTTAA
- a CDS encoding Z1 domain-containing protein, producing MDDKTLNSIVQLFRSFYDLDFLKGKYTSYNDEVFYDLLSKYQRINPYESLTENEIKELKKKIDSEFLIFLPDGYVLLNDYEHERDWYTKEKSNIKHFYWNRYRNYLYKQKWSTAVLDKLEFNLDKMVNLLGDPSSSEQFKRRGLVMGDVQSGKTSNYIGLISKAVDAGYKVIILLSGVTESLREQTQIRVEEGFIGYDVYNKSWVGVGLEHDENTEIPHSITSRKNDFTGTRGENTTMRINPKSNTPHIFVTKKNANVLSKIKDSLRNINIQPPNKYINSSLLIIDDEADNASVNTNDPGYDPTRINKEIREILDLFTKRNYVGFTATPFANIFIDPDSVDEMLGEDLFPNDFIYVLDPPSNYFGSEKLFIKSNRNVQLIKDSSDYFPLNHKKDWDGHELFGSLTEAINTFLLANAIRDLREQSFKNSHRSMLINVSRFIKVQNKIEEIVSKKLEKIIYDVRYSSKLDFDDYIKNENIRILYETYKKHYVEIYDWETIYSVLYDSIKNIKIFRVPNEKNKEALDYQKYKESGLRCIVIGGLALSRGLTLEGLTVSYLYRNTATFDVLLQMGRWFGYRDKPKDYEDICRIWMLPSTNQYFKEITESILGLKDDLKKMIKSELSPKEFGIRVRNESEELGITDRKKMKTTKKVIHTYDLFGRVLETPFLSSNEKTIRNNMSTTKEFVSKIKNFSVETNGIIAKDINSEEVISFLNEFEVHEANVYNYFAKHQLIGFIQQYKMNKFDVAVIMGEGESFKLEELEIRPITRSFGFLNDDCISIGRQRRRLGGKSDTKIGLNSIQIASLGDLTRAYNSTFMIKGRNPLLIIYPIQLRKVKEDDNSFDEYEKKYVDEYVDQLSLQHLIPIGLGLGFPANDELTGLKSIAFYVNTNTNWINTMSIGSEEDE from the coding sequence ATGGATGATAAAACTTTAAACTCAATAGTTCAATTATTTAGATCATTTTATGATCTCGACTTTTTGAAAGGTAAATATACAAGTTATAATGATGAAGTTTTTTATGATTTGTTAAGCAAATATCAGCGTATTAACCCCTATGAATCATTAACGGAAAATGAAATTAAAGAGCTAAAAAAGAAAATAGATTCAGAATTTTTGATTTTTCTACCAGATGGATATGTTTTATTAAATGATTACGAGCATGAAAGGGACTGGTATACAAAAGAAAAATCTAATATCAAACATTTTTATTGGAATAGATATAGAAATTATTTATATAAACAAAAATGGAGTACAGCAGTTTTAGATAAATTAGAATTTAATTTGGATAAAATGGTTAATTTATTAGGAGATCCTTCATCGTCTGAACAGTTCAAACGACGTGGACTTGTTATGGGGGATGTACAATCAGGTAAAACATCAAATTATATTGGTTTAATTTCTAAAGCAGTTGATGCAGGATATAAAGTTATTATTTTGCTCTCTGGTGTAACCGAATCACTTCGTGAACAAACTCAAATTAGAGTAGAAGAAGGTTTTATTGGGTATGATGTTTATAATAAAAGCTGGGTTGGAGTCGGATTAGAACACGATGAAAATACTGAAATACCTCATTCTATAACCTCAAGAAAGAATGATTTTACAGGTACTCGTGGTGAAAATACTACCATGCGTATTAATCCAAAATCGAACACACCACATATATTTGTTACTAAAAAGAATGCAAATGTATTATCTAAAATTAAAGACTCACTTAGAAATATAAATATCCAACCACCAAATAAATATATTAATTCGTCATTGTTAATTATTGATGATGAGGCTGATAATGCATCAGTGAATACCAACGATCCAGGATATGATCCAACACGTATCAATAAAGAAATTAGAGAAATTTTGGATTTATTCACTAAAAGAAATTATGTAGGATTTACAGCTACACCTTTTGCTAACATTTTTATTGATCCGGATAGTGTTGATGAGATGTTAGGTGAGGACTTGTTTCCAAATGATTTTATTTACGTATTAGATCCACCATCTAATTATTTTGGATCTGAAAAATTATTTATCAAATCGAATCGAAATGTTCAATTAATAAAAGACAGTAGTGACTATTTTCCATTGAATCATAAAAAAGATTGGGACGGACATGAATTGTTTGGTTCATTGACTGAAGCAATTAATACCTTCTTACTAGCAAATGCAATTAGAGATTTAAGAGAGCAATCTTTTAAAAACTCACATAGATCAATGTTAATCAATGTTTCTAGATTTATTAAGGTTCAAAATAAAATTGAAGAAATCGTTTCAAAAAAGTTAGAGAAAATCATTTATGATGTAAGATACAGTTCAAAATTAGATTTTGATGATTACATTAAAAATGAAAATATAAGAATACTGTATGAGACATATAAAAAACATTATGTTGAAATTTATGACTGGGAAACAATTTACTCAGTTCTTTATGATTCTATTAAAAACATAAAAATATTTAGAGTTCCAAATGAAAAAAACAAAGAAGCATTAGATTATCAAAAATATAAAGAATCCGGTTTAAGATGTATTGTTATTGGAGGTTTGGCATTATCGCGTGGATTAACTCTTGAAGGATTAACAGTAAGTTATTTATATAGAAATACTGCTACTTTTGATGTGTTATTACAAATGGGTAGATGGTTTGGTTATAGGGATAAACCAAAAGACTATGAAGATATATGTAGAATTTGGATGCTACCATCAACCAACCAATATTTTAAAGAAATTACTGAATCTATTTTAGGTTTAAAAGACGATTTAAAGAAAATGATTAAGAGTGAACTATCTCCTAAAGAATTTGGTATTAGGGTAAGAAATGAGAGCGAAGAACTAGGAATTACTGATCGTAAGAAAATGAAAACCACTAAGAAGGTTATTCACACATATGATTTATTTGGAAGAGTATTAGAAACTCCATTCTTGAGTTCGAATGAAAAAACTATAAGAAATAACATGAGTACTACCAAAGAATTCGTGAGTAAAATAAAAAACTTTTCAGTTGAAACAAATGGTATTATTGCAAAAGATATCAACTCTGAAGAAGTAATTAGTTTTTTAAATGAATTTGAGGTTCATGAGGCTAATGTATACAATTATTTTGCTAAACATCAACTAATAGGTTTTATTCAGCAATACAAAATGAATAAATTTGATGTAGCTGTAATCATGGGTGAAGGTGAATCATTTAAATTAGAAGAATTGGAAATCAGACCAATAACTAGAAGTTTTGGGTTCTTAAATGATGATTGTATAAGTATTGGACGTCAAAGAAGAAGACTTGGTGGAAAAAGTGATACAAAAATAGGCTTAAATTCTATTCAAATTGCGTCATTGGGTGATTTAACAAGAGCGTATAACTCAACTTTCATGATTAAAGGAAGAAATCCATTGCTAATTATTTATCCTATACAACTTAGAAAAGTTAAAGAGGATGATAATTCATTTGATGAATATGAAAAAAAATATGTTGATGAATATGTTGATCAATTAAGCTTACAACATTTAATTCCAATTGGTCTCGGCCTTGGTTTTCCAGCAAATGATGAACTAACAGGATTAAAATCAATTGCATTTTATGTAAATACAAACACGAATTGGATAAATACTATGAGTATAGGAAGTGAAGAGGATGAATAG
- a CDS encoding TnsA endonuclease N-terminal domain-containing protein, whose amino-acid sequence MVIDDSRLEVNLLKLLDDFERLGEKAYFKSIRTVLRGGRGERADLFLQSRAFNQAPSITAYELEDLLNRLFYQKKIIILKNESNGRLYYRRTHPDHIDGLICFDQLLGINTKPYDQIDETLFKGLPMRGLESSTVTSNKQFIDCNTLLGVETIFTESELEKEFIQEISKIQYAIRIKEQPRTIAYTSNGRIYTPDFLIQTYQNRLVYVEVKAYNEMTVYKNLLKLEELKEQTILEDAGVVMISKYKNEWINLEDIRSLTMNQELETEVLKNLNKKNKFTKQDLDALKGKIDFEELDIHKIILHHNLKRNFAFYKFEITKI is encoded by the coding sequence ATGGTGATTGATGATTCAAGATTAGAAGTTAATCTTTTGAAATTATTAGATGATTTTGAACGTTTAGGTGAGAAGGCATATTTTAAGTCAATTAGAACTGTACTTAGAGGTGGACGAGGTGAGAGGGCAGACCTTTTCTTGCAATCTAGAGCATTTAACCAAGCACCATCAATCACAGCTTATGAACTAGAAGATTTACTGAATAGACTATTTTATCAAAAAAAGATAATTATACTTAAAAATGAATCAAATGGTAGGCTTTATTATAGACGAACGCATCCTGACCATATTGATGGATTAATTTGTTTTGATCAATTACTAGGTATCAACACTAAACCATATGATCAAATTGATGAAACTCTCTTCAAAGGACTTCCAATGAGAGGTTTAGAATCATCAACTGTGACATCCAACAAGCAGTTCATCGATTGCAATACACTTTTAGGCGTTGAGACGATTTTTACAGAGTCTGAACTTGAAAAAGAATTCATTCAAGAAATTTCTAAGATTCAATATGCAATTCGTATTAAAGAGCAGCCTAGAACAATAGCATATACTTCAAACGGTAGAATTTACACACCAGATTTCTTAATTCAAACTTATCAAAATAGGTTAGTGTATGTTGAGGTTAAAGCATACAATGAAATGACCGTATACAAAAACTTATTAAAACTTGAAGAATTAAAAGAACAAACTATACTTGAAGATGCCGGAGTCGTCATGATTTCAAAATACAAGAATGAATGGATCAATTTAGAAGATATTAGATCCTTAACTATGAATCAAGAATTAGAAACTGAAGTATTAAAAAATCTTAATAAAAAAAACAAGTTCACTAAACAAGATTTAGATGCATTAAAGGGGAAGATTGATTTCGAAGAGTTAGACATTCATAAAATAATTCTGCATCATAATCTTAAGCGCAATTTCGCATTCTACAAATTCGAGATAACAAAAATTTAG
- the dcm gene encoding DNA (cytosine-5-)-methyltransferase, with amino-acid sequence MNVVELFTGIGSQAKALSRIANRMNIEVNILKTCEWNIHAILAYHFIHNGSSLPTDIQVLDKNQVLEKLNKFPLSADGKIRINPSSLKFYNEDLLKNIYHAIIANNNLVDITETKGHDIPNETHLLTYSFPCQDLSNVGSFHGYKNGIDRDKNTRSGLLWEVERILEEKVLNNQPLPRYLLLENVTALEAKRHEGNFQQWKEKLEKLGYINKVYRLNSEDFTIPQYRKRLIMLSVYVGDDNSLKDAINNYWIQHDLENREYLKTLNLVKQKLDVFLRRDYSNSVYLQEALEAQPNATNSRLKIWELNSKIVNENDEVNNRVQTITTKQDRHPNSGNLYFDPKNGKSKYRFLTPRECFILMGFDEKDYEILLENNFYTRKNSKFFSRDVLYKLAGNSIVVNVLEAVFEQMVEIDKLYLSKSILVYSSIKDEEHKFI; translated from the coding sequence ATGAATGTAGTTGAATTATTTACGGGTATTGGATCACAAGCCAAAGCCTTGAGTAGAATTGCAAATAGGATGAATATCGAAGTTAACATTTTAAAGACATGTGAATGGAATATCCATGCTATTTTAGCATACCATTTTATTCATAATGGAAGTTCCTTACCAACTGATATTCAAGTATTAGATAAAAATCAAGTGCTTGAAAAATTAAATAAATTTCCTTTAAGTGCGGATGGCAAAATAAGAATTAATCCATCTTCTCTGAAATTTTATAATGAGGATCTTTTAAAAAACATTTATCATGCTATTATTGCCAACAATAATTTAGTTGATATCACCGAAACTAAAGGTCACGATATTCCAAACGAGACGCATCTTTTGACTTATTCATTCCCTTGTCAAGATTTATCAAACGTGGGATCTTTCCATGGATATAAAAATGGAATTGATAGGGATAAAAATACGCGAAGCGGTTTATTATGGGAAGTTGAGAGAATATTAGAAGAGAAGGTTTTAAATAACCAGCCTTTACCGAGATATCTTTTACTTGAAAACGTCACTGCATTAGAAGCTAAACGCCACGAAGGCAATTTTCAACAATGGAAAGAAAAATTAGAAAAATTAGGATATATAAATAAAGTATATCGTCTTAATTCGGAAGATTTTACAATTCCTCAATATAGAAAAAGATTAATTATGTTGAGTGTATATGTAGGTGATGATAATTCACTTAAAGATGCGATTAATAATTATTGGATTCAACATGATTTAGAAAATAGGGAATACCTCAAAACATTGAATTTAGTTAAACAAAAATTGGATGTATTTTTAAGAAGAGATTATTCAAATTCAGTTTATTTACAAGAAGCATTAGAAGCGCAGCCAAATGCAACAAACTCACGTTTAAAAATTTGGGAATTGAATAGCAAAATTGTTAATGAAAATGATGAAGTAAATAACAGAGTCCAAACCATAACTACCAAACAAGATAGACATCCAAATTCAGGTAACTTATATTTTGATCCAAAGAATGGAAAATCAAAATATAGATTTTTAACACCAAGAGAATGTTTTATATTGATGGGGTTTGATGAAAAAGACTATGAAATTTTATTAGAAAACAATTTTTATACACGAAAAAATTCCAAGTTTTTTTCAAGAGATGTACTATATAAACTTGCAGGGAATAGTATTGTAGTAAATGTATTAGAAGCAGTTTTTGAACAAATGGTTGAAATTGATAAATTATACTTGAGCAAAAGTATATTAGTATATAGTAGCATTAAAGATGAGGAGCATAAATTCATTTAA